The Pirellulales bacterium genome contains a region encoding:
- a CDS encoding malate dehydrogenase (Catalyzes the reversible oxidation of malate to oxaloacetate), protein FLSMELGVSVEDISALLMGGHGDTMVPMPSCTSVGGIPVTQLIEAKRLEEIVQRTRNGGAEIVGLLKTGSAYYAPAAATAQMVEAIVRDKKRLIPCAAYCDKQYGVGGYFVGVPVILGAGGVEKVIELKLTAQEQADFQKSVQAVKELTKVMAGLTG, encoded by the coding sequence CTTTCCTGTCGATGGAATTGGGCGTGAGCGTGGAAGATATTTCCGCGCTGCTGATGGGCGGACACGGCGATACCATGGTGCCGATGCCCAGTTGCACTTCGGTGGGCGGAATTCCGGTGACGCAGTTGATCGAGGCGAAGCGCCTGGAAGAAATCGTGCAGCGCACTCGCAATGGCGGAGCGGAAATTGTGGGCCTGTTGAAAACCGGCAGCGCGTACTATGCTCCGGCGGCCGCGACGGCGCAAATGGTTGAAGCGATTGTGCGTGACAAAAAACGGCTGATCCCCTGCGCTGCCTATTGCGACAAGCAATATGGGGTGGGTGGTTATTTCGTCGGCGTGCCGGTGATTTTGGGCGCCGGCGGCGTCGAAAAGGTGATCGAGCTGAAGCTTACCGCCCAGGAGCAAGCCGATTTCCAAAAAAGCGTGCAAGCAGTCAAGGAGTTGACGAAAGTCATGGCGGGATTGACGGGGTGA